TAGTAATCGCACTTTCTACATCAAAATCTGAGCCTTCCCAAATTCTTAACTCATCAATTTTCTTTCGATGATGCAAAATCCCTTTTTGATTGAGAAATTCATCAATTAAACGGCTAATTGATGTTCGTGATGTGCGATCGTTAGGGTGATCACACATTGCCCACATTACCAAGTCTCGTGATGCTCTTAGTCCGCCTGTGGAGGTGACTAGATTGAGGATACCCACTGTCTTGAGCAATTTCAAACTCTCTGGATCAGAATTCCTAGCATCACTCACTAAAGTCTGAATTTCCACCCATTTTTGTAATTGTGGACGGCTCGCTAATCCTATCCCTGCTGCTTCTATAAAATAATCGTAGACACGATCTAACTTTAAAGTGGGAATACAATCTTTATCTAGACAAAACTCATCTAGATGACTCCTTAATGCGTATGGTTCGGAGCTAGTTAGGAATGTAAATAATGAGCGATCATTCTGGGCGTATCGAGTGCAAAGAATTGGTAACACCAAAGCCGTTATCGGATGTAGTGGATACGCTGCCGCCAATAGTTCAGGCGAAATATCATCAACTTGCGATCGCAAAGTTTCGCACCATTCTTCTGCTTGACTATCTATAAGCGCGTCATATTTTTTAGTATTAGATTTATCCCCAGAACGGGAGATCGCCTGTCCAATCAACCTCGTCATTTGTCGTGCTGATTCAGTGAAAGGAATATCTTGAAACCTCCCTTGAATCTTTGCCCATTCATTACGTTGTAATGAAGCTAATCTATCACCATAGTCAGCAAAGGACTGATGTAATAAACCAATTAGATAAAACTTCTGTCCATTAGTTTGTTTTAATTCTGCTAATTGCTGCAAAAGATAAAGATCTGCCTCATTTGGATGTAGAGATGCGTATTCTAAGTTCTTGCCCAACTCATCGACAATTAACAGCACATCAGTTTTGGCTGTCGCAATTACTTCTCGCACTAGCTGTAATGCAGTTTTACTATCGACTTTATGACCAGCCCTAACTTCCACAGCAAGATCTACAAGCTGAGTTGCGATCTCAGGCTTACTCTTCTTCTTCCAAAAATGACTTGCGCCATAATCCAAAGCTCGGATAATTGTATGTGCTAGAGGTTCTCTTTGCGCTGTAGCGATCGCCCTAAAGCAACCCTTTTCAGGCAAATTATGATTTAATTTTTGAAATTCCGCTTCTGTGATTGCTTTTTGAGTGATCGCTAAAGCATCTTGCTTAACTACCGTTTCGCCAGCACATAGACAAGCCAAAAAATGGGCAAACGCTGATTTCCCCGTACCATATACCCCTGTTAGTGTAATCGCTTGAGTTTGCTCAGATTCAGGCACATCTACCAAAATTTGTTTGAGCGCATATAAAGAGCGATCGGTTAAGACATAACCATTTACTGAATTAGGGTTATCAAGATCTCGCTCTAGATTTATCGCTCTCGCATAGCGGCGATTTAAATGAAAATATTCTGACAGCTTAAGCATTTAATGTTTGTAGTATTTATTCAAGATTGTTTGACTGACTTTGGTTGGCGCTTGGGTGAATGCCATCTGAATTGAGCCTGCACTTTCCGATAATGCGATCGCATTACACCACCTTGCTACTTGCTCGATCGCATCACAAAGCGCACTCTCAGACAGTTTAAACACCATCCCTGGACTGCCTTCATCAAATAACAATCGTGATAAGGAGATTGTTCTTTGACCACTACTAAGAGACTCAGCAAAATCTAGACAAGTCGCAACGACAATTTCGGCATGGAGACTTGGTTTCGCCCCAATCCGAAATGCGTAATGTAATGAGTCACCTGCCCTTTGAATCAAGCCTAACTCTGCGAAAGGACAATCCAAATTGTCTTCGTTCAGACTAATAACATCGCCCTGTTTAACGTACATTCTCAATAAACAAGTCACATCTTTTTTTAGTGAGGCTTCAACAGTTCGATTTCCCAAAGCATCTCGATACTTTACCAATGCTAATTTCAAATCCTCAGACGTAAATTCAGCTTGACGTAAAGCATTAAAGGCAGCATACCAAGCCGTGGCTCTACATGGTTGCTTTAACAAATGCCAATGTAACAACCACAACGAAGCAGGATCTTCTAAAAAAGGATCATAACCATCATCATCCAGTAACATCCTCCCAAATTGTGATGGTTGACAATCGCGATCGTCCTCAATCAACTTAAACGCCCCACACCAATAGCGAATTGCCTTCGCCATGTTTTTGCCTACCCCTAGCTGAATGTGAGCATCTTCTTCTAGGAAAATCCCCGAATTTTCGCTGACTGCCTGAAATCCTTTTTTTAACCAGCTATATCGAGGGTAAAACGTTTCATGCCGAGCAAAAATTAATTCCGAGGCGCTAGAAATATTACTGTTGATAGTCTGAACCATATTTACTCTTTAATTTGCTTGGCAAACTTAACCCATAAACTAAGTTAACTGCTTCTACAGGCAAATCATTATAAGGTATAGGATAGACTTAAGTTTTAACAGTAATTTCTATGTCAGCCCGTGATCTATTCATGACATTGTTAAAAAAGCCTTACAAAAAGACGGCTGGACGATCACCCATGATCCCTATCCATTGCCAACAGGCAGTTTTGATCTAGCGATCGACCTCGGCGCTGAAAAAGTAATTGCCGCCTACCGAGGAGAACAGAGAATTGCCATTGAAATCAAAAGTTTTTTAGGTCCCTCCAAAATTTCTCAATTTTATGGAGCTTTAGGGCAATTTATCGCCTATCGTACAGCCTTGCATACCCAAGATGCTGCCCGTATTCTTTATCTTGCCGTCCCTGATGACATTTATGATCGCTTCTTCTTAACACCGTTTGTACAAGAACTAGTTACCCAAAATCAACTGTATTTACTCACATACTCAATCAAATCTGAGAGCTTAGAAAAATGGATACCATTACCCAATATCGTCAGCAAATAAAAACTGTCTTAGAAAATCACGCTCGCCATGTTTGGGACGATCGCATTCAAGCTCAAATAATTATTGATCCAGAACGGGATCATTATCAGCTTGTTTATGTCGGTTGGCGAGATTCTAAGCGTTGCTATGGTGTAATTTTGCATCTTGATATCATTGATGGCAAAATTTGGATTCAACAAGATGGAACTGAAATCGGCACAGCCAATGAATTAGTTGAATTGGGTGTTTCCAAGCAAGATATCGTACTAGGCTTTGATCCGCCCAACCTGCGGCACTATACGGATTTTGCTATAAATTAGAACTAATTTAGGTTTGATTATCACAAAACACTCCTATTTACGTTGTTTTATATTGTTGATTTACTAAGGGCGCAATAAATTAAATGAGTGAACATGAAAAGAAACTTTTAGATGCTTTTCAAGACAAAGATGGTCTGATCAAGATAACGGATTTAGAAAAGTGTAAAGAAGTAAATTCTGAAAGAATACTTTTTAAGCTAAAAAACAATAAAGATTATAAT
This window of the Pseudanabaena sp. ABRG5-3 genome carries:
- a CDS encoding element excision factor XisH family protein, encoding MTHDPYPLPTGSFDLAIDLGAEKVIAAYRGEQRIAIEIKSFLGPSKISQFYGALGQFIAYRTALHTQDAARILYLAVPDDIYDRFFLTPFVQELVTQNQLYLLTYSIKSESLEKWIPLPNIVSK
- a CDS encoding DUF4007 family protein; the protein is MVQTINSNISSASELIFARHETFYPRYSWLKKGFQAVSENSGIFLEEDAHIQLGVGKNMAKAIRYWCGAFKLIEDDRDCQPSQFGRMLLDDDGYDPFLEDPASLWLLHWHLLKQPCRATAWYAAFNALRQAEFTSEDLKLALVKYRDALGNRTVEASLKKDVTCLLRMYVKQGDVISLNEDNLDCPFAELGLIQRAGDSLHYAFRIGAKPSLHAEIVVATCLDFAESLSSGQRTISLSRLLFDEGSPGMVFKLSESALCDAIEQVARWCNAIALSESAGSIQMAFTQAPTKVSQTILNKYYKH
- a CDS encoding XisI protein; translation: MDTITQYRQQIKTVLENHARHVWDDRIQAQIIIDPERDHYQLVYVGWRDSKRCYGVILHLDIIDGKIWIQQDGTEIGTANELVELGVSKQDIVLGFDPPNLRHYTDFAIN